In the genome of Thunnus albacares chromosome 8, fThuAlb1.1, whole genome shotgun sequence, the window CGGCATCTGGCTACtgattatatatttacattttctgagCCTGTCTCCCATGTAAACTATTGACAGCAGTCCTTACACACTGAGCAAGGCTGCAATTAGCCAACACAAAGCAGTGTGCTCAAACATTCTCAGTGGTTGGAACAGATTGTGTTTACATCTCTCTGCCACCCTGTTTTTCTCCCTCCAGCTCATTTCCCTCCGTCACTCTATTCATTGCATTGCTAAATGACTTTAACAGatatttttggtgttttcatatttttgccaCTGAGAACTGCATTAGAAAGTGAACTCTCTAATCAAAGTGAACTTAATGAATCATCATCGTCGCTGTCTGAATCAGTAGGTTGTCATTGCCAGCTGAGCCGGGATTCACAGTGTGTTACCTCCTCATTAAAGCATCTGACAAGTCTGTCATAAACAATAGGCTGCTAAGCTATTAAACATATGTGCAGTGCTTGCATAGACTAGTTTTGTACTGAACTGGACTAGCATCTGACTGAAAGTACTACTGAACTGAAGATAGTCAGAGTTCTTCAGCTCTGGTCATCGGGGTCATATGAATGGTGATGTGCTCATTTACTATATGGGCCACCTGAAGCACAGATAAATAACTGAGGTGTATTTGAACAGTGATGCGTCCTCTTAGTTTAGGAAAAAAGTGAACAACGTATATAGTCAGTGACTACGAGTCTTTGAACTGACCTGAATGCAGTGATTCGCATCAGCAAAGTGATTCCTGATTTCCACCTCTAATTCAAATCTCTAGTCTTCCCAGTGTCATGTAGTAGGTGTGCTGAGCTGCACTTAGTAGGGTTAGACCAGAAGGGGATGCAGTTTGACATCCTCAAATCCCTCTAAGTGACTCCCTCTAACTCCTCTTGCTCAGCCCAAATACTCTTTCACACATGGCGCTGGCAGACACTCAGAGCCGGCAGACTATTTAAGCTACATGGGCAGAATAATTAATGCAGGAAATGATCACAGACACAAGAATGATTAATTCCAAGCTGTGACAAACTGACATGACTGATTGTTTTACCGGGTCACCAGGTTTTTAATGCTCACAGCCATGGAGGAATAGCATCCATCACAGTGACCCTCAGTCCTGCAGCTGTGTATTTCTGTGCGCGTGCATGCAAGCTTGTCTGTATGTGCATAGTATATGTGCATTTGCATGGTTTATACacatatgtgtgtctgtgtctgtgtgtgtatataaatgtatgaTTACTAATTTATTAACTTTGTGACTGTAGAGCTCAGGGGCCAGTACTCTGACTGCCTCTGTGAGATGCTGAAGCAGCACAGACTCACCCTAAACCTCTACAACCTCCCCGATGTAACCCACAAGggacacacacttacactgatatttcatcatatttatctTCTTCTACCTAGACATGGAAGAAGTATAACCTGTCcaaccaaaatatctttttttgctGTCTGTCTTGCCTTCAGTCTCAGCTAGCTCAGTTATTTTTACTCATATTTCATGTGTCCATACATCTGTAGGTTTGTGTGTTTCCTACTAAAATAAGAGACTGTTCACCACAGTTTATGGTAAACAGGATCTTCTCATATTGCAAAGACTGTTCAGAATAAAAAGAGGTGGAAAAAATGGAGAGATAATGCAAATGACCTGCTAATTGTGCTACAGATCAACCTGAGTCATCAAAGTCATTACCAACACAATAAGCAATTAAACTGTGAGAGTGCTGCAAATGGTGTTTTTACAATCCAATTACCACCCGTATTTTggcattaatattttattttaaatccaaTTTTCAGTTGTTCTTAATCTTCATATTAAATAGATTCCATGTGTGTGCAAGcgtttgtctgtgtgtggctatgtatgtgtcatttttatggcATACAGGCAACAGAGTGAGTTGGAAGATTCTCCTTGAATCAGAGTTTAAAGTTTTATATCAACAAGCATCTGCTTGCATGACCATGACACTCACTCCCTACCTGTGTCTACCTGTAAAccaaaaacaagtttttctgAAGAGTTTAATATACTCTAGCAGTAGCAAATACATTTTAGCCAGGAATCAAGAGTCTGTCATAAccactgtgtgttgttgtctTGTGTACCAGAGATGCCATCTGCCCTGTGCACCATGcactgtgtcagtgtgtgacagGACACGGCTTGTCCCTGCAGACTCCCAGGGGCCTCTGACAAGTGGTACAGACACTGACTCTGCTCTGCTGGAGattgttgccatggagacacATGGGGTCAGCCAGACCCCTGCTCATCAGTGTTCAGGTCAGTTAATTGTGCGCTGGATATTAATGATGTGTAATGGCTCTGTCCTTGGCAAAGGAGAAActcaagcaaacaaacaaaacactgcgtgtgtcagtgtgtgtgtgtgtgtaaatgtacattAACTCTTGGACTCTCTAGTGTGATGTGCTTCTTTTCATGGTTTCATCCCTGTGCAGCATGGGAGGGCCATGGCACAGAAAACCAAACTGTCTCTCAGGTCAGCTGGGTGTTTCACTACGTGTTTAAGGGCAGAGTGGGACTGTGATGGTCTATGACAGGCTAGAGGAATATATGGAAGTGAGGataatgtatgcatgtatggaTAAATGCATAAGTAACTGATGGATTTTCTGACCTGTGTATTGCCCATGTGTCTATGGGAATGTGTCGTGTCTCCGGGTCAGAGTGAGGCCATTCACTATCACAGAAATTAAACATCAACTGAATATACCTGAGAAAACACTCGGTGCATCTGTCTTTGTGCAAACCTACACATCACATTTGTCATACATGTATTACAAGAAACTAAAAGCATGTTAGgaccagaaaaaaacagctcaatACATTTTGCTTACATACACCATGTAGCTGGCccatatgttttttcttttcctattGCTCTTGATCAGCTTCATGTAATTTATCACAGAAGAAGACTACAGAGAGTAAGCTGCACTCTGAGACAGAGCAATTTATTGTCCCCTACCTACAGCTTAACATTCTAGTTTGTGTTAAAAGGATCACCACACTATGATCACAAcatcagtaataaacataaatagcCCTTTTATAATCCTCTGCTTGGCAGGGTTTCACTGTACAATGTGcactctccctctttttttcattaccAGCAGGTGTGTCCAGATGCCGAGTGTCTGTCCGCCCTCAGGAGGGGTCTGTTTTCCAGCTGCTCTCTGCCATCCCTCTCACCATTTCTCTCTTAGGCCTCTTTGCAGGGTCAGTCCCCTCTCTGTCACAACTGCTCTCAGGTGTCCCTGAGAAGCTGTCCTACCTGCCGGCGTTTCACTGCTTCGTGTTGGCCCCGTCTCTAACTGGCCCCCAGCCCAGGGCCGGGCTCACTGTGATTGGTATCAAGGACGTGCTCTCATCCCTCAAGGTGTGTcccacacaaacatatacacaaaaacCCACATTATTTGTGATGCAGCCTTTTAAAACTTCAATGAGCCGTAAAGTCAGTTTAAAGTCTTATGAGCACATCAAAGCAAATTCAGTGACACAGCATGAAATCTGGGCATCTTTAATCTTGATGAATCAATTCCATGTTTGGACAAATAGAGAAATACGTTCTCTATGGCAAAGACTCCCCTTTTATGGAAGttagaaaacacagaaaatgctTCACTTTTGTTGAATTGTTACGCCCCAAAGCTCAACTTTGTGTTAATTTatctattttgttttacttttgtcaGTGTTCCTTATGTCCTTATaattaatttgtccaatattaATACTTTACATTGGACACTTCCGAATTAAGCATCAATACTGAGTGTCAACAGAAATTGTTATTGATAAAAGACTGTGTGCACCTGCAGCTGTGCGCAGATATCGATTTCTGTTTCACAAGTGTTGGGCTAGTTTAAGGATTTAACTTTGGACATGACAATGCAGTGAGCACTGTTTCGCTTCCTGTTGGGTTTAGTTTCAAAGCAGCAGCCTGAACATTGTGCTTTCTGACCCTTGACAGACAGAGAACAGCTCTTCACTGACAATGTCTGACTCCATCTCCCTGGACAGAGTTCAGACCCCGTCTCCACTCCACCAGTGTAATTATACTCAGCAGACACACATTGTAACAGTGTCAGTCAGTGTCCACAGGTCCAATTCAAAGGTTGAAACACAATTTTAATTATCTgcatacaaaaaacaaattaaaaccaaTCAGCTAATCATCATTTAGTGTCCAGATGAGACAGCTTGTGTAGTTGCAGAGCTACTTCTTCACTTCCTGAACACATATAGACCATATTGGTTTGCTGGATGTGCAGTGTTGGCCACCGTTTAGTTATTTGCAAGTCTGCTTTTCACTGCGAATCTTCAGGTTTGATTGCTGCACTAAAACACCTATCCTTCATTTCCAATATTTTGGGCAGTAATACAGTGAAAACAAGAATATAAATTATACATCCACCCAGAAATGGTTGTATGAACATACTGTACCAAGGTGTAAATCCATCACAAGGCGTTTAAGTATGAATGAGAACTATGGAGTAAATTAGACCTGCAGTGGCAGCACTAGAGCATAGTATGAAATATGAAGTTATGTAGAATATATGATCATCCTGTATTAGTCATTCAGTAACCAGGAGACACATCAGAAACACATTCCCATTCACCAAGATTTTATTTGTAAGCCTTTTTCAGTATACAAGcaagacacaaaaaaatgtcaccatagcaacaagTAAAAAGTATCACTGAATCACTCTCTCctgatttatttctttattcaaTGTACAACTCAATTCTGTCACATACTAGTGTGCAAATGGCCTACATGCCCACAATTATTTCATTGAAATCCTCGTAACAGTTCCCACTTCTTCCAAGCAACAGATTTTTGTGCAATTTAACAAGAATCGATCTCGTTTTCACAGGAAGCTTGCAATCAGATGTAAATTCACAACCTCAGTGTTCATTATGATGACATTTAAGCTGTCAcgtcactgtgtttgttttacaagcagcaggaaacagaagCAGAGCCAGCGACGGCTTTCCCTGAATCTGAGAGCGGGGCCATGTGCAGACACCGCCGCCTGTGGAGCAGgcactgatgacatcatcttccttaaataaaatgttgacttcaCTGCGGCATTTATTTGGcagatacatatatatttagTGTCTGTATTTATTACAAGCTCTAAACACACATCAATCAACACTGAATTATGCAGAGTGTGGCGTCAACGTAGTAAAATTCTGTAGTAAAAAGACTGTTTCTTAGATGTAATTTGCATTTTCAGCCACAGTGTGTCTCCTTTCCTAAAACCGGTCAATATTTATGAAAGGAAGTTTGCATAAATCTATAGAGTGCTGAGAAACTGTTGGAAAATATCTGCAAGGCTCATTTCATCCCCTCACTTTCCTCTAGATGTTTGTGCTAAAATCAATGAAGGATGAACCGCACTGCAAACAAATGCAAATCTCTTGCTTCAAAACATATTGAAACCACATATACGTGTATATCAGTGTCCTCAAATGCCCTGATTTTTTCACATATCATTCCACCTGAAAGGGTTTCTAAGTTGACAAGTGTCTTTTACCAGACAAATGACATCTAAGGAGTTTCATGACATACAAAGAACAAACCAGATGGCAAACATGCaagattattttaacaaaaaaaccTAAGTTTATTAACAGAGAAGCATAAATGAATATGTGGTGGGGTCTTGACAAGGCCAAGTATTTCTCTGTGCATTATTATCATTTAGATAGGCTTCTTATATTACATGATTTTTGTTTTCCCGCTCTCCATTCCCTTTTGGCTGCTTCCGCTCCATGGCAGTGTCACTTGATGACCATCAAGTTCTGGTTCATTTCTCTCAGTTGTGTCACACCAATCTCTGCTCAAACTAGTGCTGTTTCCTCCTGAATGAGCATCCTGGGGAAAGATGGAGAAACATTGCAGTTCAGCTTAGGAGTAAATTTaccaaaaacacatacatacacacacacacacacacacatattatacacacagttgccagtttattcaCAACTATCTAAATGTTCAGactttgttgaaactgtttgaGAAGTgactttatggtcattttggaggctttAGTGTGTATAATATTATACTGAGacatgtttctaatattttgcccaACCTCAATTGTGTAAATGGAGcaaacattttgttgtattaaacttttacattttagacaGGTGTACCTAACAAAATGgcaactgagtgtgtgtgtatgttcttgTCGAATTTACAGAAAAGTATTTCAGTAAACGTAGCACCCTGTAAACAATCTCCAATGCCATATAAACTGACTCATTGACAAGGCTATAACTGATAAAAGAACATTATAACTGATGCTACCTGCCTTTTCAACAACTGAATCACTTCCAAACAAGTGTGGTGTTAGCGCTAAAGGTTGCTGCTGCACCCATAGTGACAGAAAGCAGAGCGCCCTTGGTTACCACGGCAGCAGAGCACAGGGTAGAGTAGGTGGGTGGGACAGTGAGagtgtcagtaaaaacaaaccTCAACCTTCAGCTCAAACCAATTCaccaacatactgtattaaGAGTATCATAGTTCATTCAATGTAGTCTGACTGGTGAAGGAACTTGATCTTTTATCACAAACTTTATCAGAAGTATCAGATTAGGTATGTCCTGCTTTATTGTTCAAAGTCCGATCACGTCTGTGTGACTGAAAAACATCTTATTTGTGCTTGCAGTTGACTGTGTAGAAATGGATCAGTGATGATGAATTTCTGTCACAACCACAAGAATCAATGTATGCCTTAGTTGACACCCTGTTCATGAAGAATACAATGAGAGGGCAACACAAAGGCAAATATTCACGTGTCACATGTGTATTGTACAGTAAAGCTCTGCCACCAGACGCAAACGGATCCTGACAAAGCACCAGGTTTAGGGAAAGTTTATTGTACAAGGCTTTGAGCCTGGGCTCAGGTTTAATTACTTTGCAATGTAACtcatttaaaatttgattttcttttttctctttatatgtCTATTATCTGCGTCCATTTaaacaaaattacaacaaaaatataagCTGTGTCCAAAATCCATACTACATACCAACACTGGTTTTAAGAATGTAGTGTATAGAAAATTAAGTATACTCAAAAACACTTAAAGTTTGACTGTTGATGTACACTGTTCTCCTACAGTGCAGGATACATAGGAAATTagggaaaataaaacaactgtgGATCCTCTTGAAACACCtcggaaaacaaaacaaaaaaaatagtttttggaaaagTGTTTTGCCGTTTCTTTAAGTTTAATTTACTGGACCCAAAAAGCCATCGATAGCATGGGAGTAGGGTGTGCGCCTACAGCTTTGTGATACATAAATTGTGACTGAAATGAAGAAGATGCTACGGTGGAAGACATCCAAGTAGAAACACTGAAGTCTCTGTACATGGTGACAAAAGATGACTGCAGGAAATATTTACAGGAATGGGACAAGCGCCGGGATTAGTGTATCGCATTTCAAAGAGACTACTTTGAAGGGGATTAGAAAGGTACTACTGAAAGATTTATAATGACAGTTTCACAATTCCAGGAATTTTGAGGTCCCCCATTGTATATTATTGTCTGTTAGTATTAAACAGTTAAGTATGTTGATTTCTTGCATACCACCTGCAAGAAACAATATGGATTAGTATGCAAATGGGACACATCAATAGCTTTGGTTGGTTTCAGGTCAGGTTACCAGTCAGGGTCTGATTTGGGTCTTAGTTTTTGGGCTTGTGCAGGGACATGTGATGCCTTTTGTCATATGGTATTAAACGGCAGTACACTTATAAGTCATGAATTATCTATTATTAGTACATGCATGTGTACACACAAGACGAAGGTTAACAATTTTCTTCACTATGCAGAATATAACTGTGTTCTGTACCTTCTGTCAGGCGAGCTTTCCCTCCTGTAGGCTGGCAGAGGACTGTGGAACAGCCGACACAAAGCACTACAGTCTGAGCGTGACTGAACACTGTGGTGATCTTGTAGCATCCTGCAAAcagcgcacgcacacacacacacacacacacaaacagatcaTTGGATGGGACAGCTGTGAAACTGTGATACAGTGAACAACAGCCTCCTGCCAACATTTCTGTACTCAATTATTTGTGTCCTTGCAGCGGTTTGTTAAAACGAGTCAGTTAAAACTCACTTCACAGACAGCCACAAGTGTCACTGTATGCCTTATTTGACACCCCTGTCACTAAGAAAGCAATGAAAGGGCAACACATAAAGGCAAATGTAGATGCGGAAGAGGGACTCAAACCCTTTACacataaaatgatcaaaatcaaAACTGAATTACACTCAGTTATGGTTTAATTGCATTTAGGgttcattttaaatttcaatatcaagtatattctgtataaaaaaaaaatgtagcctattaaaatatcaaaaataaaaagtaatggTTGACTATAATTATTGTCTCCTTTTTACTCAAATGAAATGCCACTACTTTATCACAAAGttgtaatatgtatttttttactttgttccAGTGTTTATGATGCCAATTATGATCAAAGTCTGGGGCTttgctacgtaaacaaactcACCTGGACATTTGACATccataaaatatgaattagGACTCTGGACGAGACGTTTTTTCTTGTGTCTCCTCTTTTCATCCTCAGAGCTGGGATGCAGCAGATCCTTTGCAAGctgaaaagaaacagacaacagaTGAATGTCAGTCTAtattgatattttcattttatccaGGGCGTTTTCTATTATTCTAACATAatgagtttcagttttagtcaacttccagtttatttcaatataatgagtttcagttttagtcaacTTCCAGTTTATTCTAACATAatgagtttcagttttagtcaacTTTCAGTTTATGTCGATCTTACAACACTAGACAAAGGTCAGAATCAATTTACTACACACctttaaaattaaagtaaatatggtaaaattaagaaagacaaaatattcCCAGAGTTATTAAAGTAATTTCTGGAGCCCTTCTGGGGTCAgctgacaaaaaagaaagatcCATGTGTTTAGAAATATGTGTGCACAGTTTATAAACCATGCTCGATTTATGAATCCATGCCTACGGATTTGCAGTCTATTATGAACTGTATAACTATTATAATACTATTGTATTACTAATTTATCATTAATACTAACatagtaataatataattattaatatgCTAATATAACATCTATATACTATACTACATTCATTATAGTAGGGCTGGGAAAAATAtcgatattatatcaatatttcctggttttaaaggctgcattagagtaaagtgatgtaattttctgaacttagACTGTTCTAgttgttctattatttgctttTACCCACTTAGccattatatttacattactgatgattatcaAAAATCTCTTTGTGTAagtattttgtgaaagcaccaatagtcatccctacaatattgtcgcAATACCGATATCGAGGtgtttggtcaaaaatattgtaatattgcccagccctacactgtactacactactatatacaataatataattaacaatatatcattttcaaaaatacaattataaGACTTAAAATACTTATAATAATAGTTAaacgttttatttattgtatatgaATCTGTGCGCAGATTTACACATGAATCTTTTAGTGATTAATTACAGAAGATAAAACGTTATTTAGGTCTAATTTAGGAAAGTTTGATCCTCCAAAAGAAACGAACACGTGACTGATAACCAACGCAGCCAATTCTAATTAAATACGCAGTTTTTATGTTGAAGCTGGTGCCGGGTTTGACCAGCTATAACCACCATACTGACATGAAGTCATCTACAACATCAGATGTTAAATGTAACAGTATATTGTGTAAAtaactgtatatttttgtacCGACTAGCAACGTGCGCCGCTGTCGCTACACGTGTTCCGCCATATTAACGTTACGTCCGCTCACAgatctttacatttaaataacagCGACATCGAAACGttgaaaacatcagaaacaaaacacaatttaacaACACATTATATTCTCCCTGTCAAAACACTTTTCATCGATCGATGGCGACTGTAAAAGCCGTGATGTTACTTACTGGCATGTCTGCGTGTTTGGACTCTGACCGGAAAAAGTCACACTGACGATAAACCGGAAACTGTTGGCTGATGAGCAAACACCCGGGGAGGGAAACTTACTggcataaatgtttttttgttgttttttttaaatatatggtgttttcatgctgtgattctgtaaaaaataaaataaaataaataaataattaaccACCTATTtgataaagtattttaaaaagtattttaataagTGTGTTACACCCGTTTCTGGATTGTGGATGAACTCAAATAATCGATAAAACTTGTGGTTAAATCACCACTTTTGAAAAGTTGTATAGTTATTTTTTGttatctgtttatatttttatcatttatttagcatttaaGTCTTGCTTGTTTGGAGAAGAAGAGCTCGTCAGGAACTATTCTACTATTAAACTACAGTTAGcctgttaaaaactacaaatttataattaaaaatgtatatgcaGCACTCAAAGCACAACATGCTTCGGTAAACAAGACTTACTTTTAGaataatgtttaaatgtaaaattacagatttatttttaaagcctGCAGTTAACATTGATTGCCTGCAGGTGGCAGAAGTGTC includes:
- the rps27.2 gene encoding 40S ribosomal protein S27.2 isoform X2 — encoded protein: MPLAKDLLHPSSEDEKRRHKKKRLVQSPNSYFMDVKCPGCYKITTVFSHAQTVVLCVGCSTVLCQPTGGKARLTEGCSFRRKQH
- the rps27.2 gene encoding 40S ribosomal protein S27.2 isoform X1: MKSVLTLAKDLLHPSSEDEKRRHKKKRLVQSPNSYFMDVKCPGCYKITTVFSHAQTVVLCVGCSTVLCQPTGGKARLTEGCSFRRKQH